From the Kitasatospora viridis genome, one window contains:
- a CDS encoding lanthionine synthetase C family protein: protein MTALATERSAAPGWAQSLDAGALGPVLAHIEYAHTGDGDWATAHRLAAATVAAPISSDPATTGLFHGAPAVAFTLNTAGPGAYQRALAVLDQHVADLTRHRLEAAHARIDAGRLAELREWDLINGLTGIGAHLLERHGDTQQAREVLAYLVRLTEPVTVNGEQLPGWWSVNGPSDTPSPRWPGGHANFGIAHGIAGPLALLSSAMRRGITVAGQPEAIERICAWLDRWRSYSRARTWWPEMISRTEWSAEASHHPGPQRPSWCYGTPGLARAQQLAGLALADPRRQRAAEDALLSCVRDPVQLFDLSDATLCHGWAGLLLTTWRAAADAADDRLAAELPRLAARFDQHLHRAGMPAETGLLEGTTGIDLVRHTTATEPPTRWDACLLLAG, encoded by the coding sequence ATGACCGCCCTCGCCACCGAACGGTCGGCGGCACCGGGCTGGGCCCAGTCGCTCGACGCCGGCGCCCTCGGCCCGGTGCTCGCCCACATCGAGTACGCCCACACCGGCGACGGCGACTGGGCCACCGCCCACCGGCTTGCCGCCGCCACGGTCGCCGCGCCGATCAGCTCCGACCCCGCCACGACCGGGCTGTTCCACGGCGCCCCCGCCGTCGCGTTCACCCTGAACACGGCCGGACCCGGCGCCTACCAGCGGGCCCTGGCCGTCCTCGACCAGCATGTCGCCGACCTGACCCGCCACCGGCTGGAGGCTGCCCACGCCCGCATCGACGCCGGCCGCCTCGCCGAACTACGCGAGTGGGACCTGATCAACGGCCTGACCGGTATCGGCGCCCACCTGCTCGAACGCCACGGCGACACCCAGCAGGCCCGGGAAGTGCTGGCCTACCTCGTCCGCCTCACCGAGCCGGTCACGGTCAACGGCGAACAGCTGCCCGGCTGGTGGTCCGTCAACGGCCCGTCCGACACCCCCTCGCCCCGCTGGCCGGGCGGGCACGCCAACTTCGGCATCGCTCACGGCATCGCCGGTCCGCTGGCACTACTGTCGAGCGCGATGAGACGGGGCATCACCGTGGCCGGACAGCCCGAGGCGATCGAGCGGATCTGCGCCTGGCTGGACCGCTGGAGGAGCTACAGCCGGGCCCGCACCTGGTGGCCGGAGATGATCTCCCGCACCGAGTGGAGCGCCGAGGCCAGCCACCACCCGGGTCCGCAGCGGCCGTCCTGGTGCTACGGCACTCCCGGCTTGGCCCGAGCCCAGCAACTCGCCGGCCTCGCCCTCGCCGACCCACGACGCCAACGCGCCGCCGAGGACGCCCTGCTGTCCTGCGTCCGCGACCCGGTCCAGCTCTTCGACCTCTCCGACGCCACGCTCTGCCACGGCTGGGCCGGACTCCTGCTCACCACCTGGCGAGCCGCCGCCGACGCTGCCGACGACCGACTGGCAGCCGAACTGCCCCGCCTCGCCGCCCGCTTCGACCAGCACCTCCACCGCGCCGGGATGCCCGCCGAGACCGGCCTGCTCGAAGGCACCACCGGCATCGACCTGGTCCGCCACACCACCGCCACCGAGCCCCCCACCCGCTGGGACGCCTGCCTCCTGCTGGCCGGCTGA
- a CDS encoding thiopeptide-type bacteriocin biosynthesis protein, which translates to MFRDGLAGALTFDAYTPEIGRYGTGRVLEAAEEVFTADSRAVAAALRHLPAAQVHPTALVAVGMLHITQGFFGQEAGAAWLAEHPSRPAPVERATASQATALASLTGWPSELAEAKHDRAQALGAYQLLLPEDADRTSVVESLLHMHHNRLVGLDLDAEAAARRLARQLARAQQEGQRR; encoded by the coding sequence ATCTTCCGCGACGGCCTGGCCGGCGCACTGACCTTCGACGCCTACACCCCGGAGATCGGCCGCTACGGCACCGGCCGGGTGCTGGAGGCCGCCGAGGAGGTGTTCACCGCCGACTCCCGAGCGGTCGCCGCAGCCCTCCGCCACCTGCCAGCAGCCCAGGTCCACCCGACCGCGCTGGTCGCCGTCGGCATGCTCCACATCACCCAGGGCTTCTTCGGCCAAGAGGCGGGCGCCGCGTGGCTCGCCGAACACCCGAGCCGCCCAGCACCGGTCGAACGGGCGACCGCCAGCCAGGCCACCGCCTTGGCCAGCCTCACCGGCTGGCCCAGCGAGCTGGCCGAGGCCAAGCATGACCGCGCCCAGGCCCTGGGCGCCTACCAACTGCTGCTGCCCGAGGACGCCGACCGCACCTCCGTCGTGGAGTCCCTCCTGCACATGCACCACAACCGCCTGGTGGGCCTCGACCTCGACGCAGAGGCCGCCGCCCGCCGACTGGCCCGCCAACTCGCCCGCGCCCAACAGGAAGGGCAACGCCGATGA
- a CDS encoding IS3 family transposase, which produces MDEAFTAVEHELGTTAACRLTGRSRATHYRRLKPPPARRPRSPQVQPSALTAEERHAVLALMNSPEYAELPPAQIWARELDTGRYHCSVSTMYRILRERGQSGERRRQATHPARTVPELVATASSQVWSWDITKAAGPRKGIWYHAYVIIDIFSRYIVGHTVEPVESAERAEELIREAIERNGIVPETVHADRGTSMTSKKVSQLLTDLGVTRSHSRPKVSNDNPYSEAQFKTVKYMADFPPRFDSLAHAREWFDAFISYYNHEHRHSGIGLHTPASVHFGTAEQVRDQRAVTLAEAYARHPERFGRRPRPPEIPQTAWINDPSKRREPTPQTS; this is translated from the coding sequence GTGGACGAGGCGTTCACCGCCGTCGAACACGAGTTGGGCACCACGGCCGCATGCCGGCTGACCGGCCGCTCCCGGGCCACCCACTACCGAAGACTGAAACCGCCGCCCGCGCGCCGGCCCCGATCTCCGCAGGTCCAGCCCTCCGCCCTGACGGCCGAAGAACGGCATGCGGTACTGGCCTTGATGAACAGCCCCGAGTACGCCGAGCTGCCGCCCGCGCAGATCTGGGCCCGCGAGCTGGACACCGGGCGCTACCACTGCTCGGTCTCCACGATGTACCGGATCCTGCGCGAGCGCGGGCAGTCGGGCGAGCGGCGCAGGCAGGCCACCCACCCGGCCAGGACGGTTCCCGAACTGGTCGCCACCGCGTCCTCGCAGGTGTGGTCGTGGGACATCACCAAGGCCGCCGGCCCCCGCAAGGGCATCTGGTATCACGCCTACGTCATCATCGACATCTTCAGCCGCTACATCGTCGGCCATACCGTCGAGCCGGTCGAATCGGCCGAACGGGCCGAGGAGTTGATCCGCGAGGCCATCGAGCGCAACGGCATCGTCCCCGAGACCGTGCACGCCGACCGCGGCACTTCCATGACCTCCAAGAAGGTCTCCCAGCTGCTGACCGACCTCGGCGTCACCAGGAGCCACTCGCGCCCCAAGGTCTCCAACGACAACCCTTACAGCGAGGCCCAGTTCAAGACCGTCAAGTACATGGCCGACTTCCCGCCGCGCTTCGATTCCCTGGCCCATGCACGTGAATGGTTCGACGCCTTCATCTCGTACTACAACCACGAGCACCGGCACTCGGGCATCGGCCTGCACACGCCCGCCAGCGTCCACTTCGGCACCGCCGAACAGGTCCGCGACCAGCGGGCCGTCACCCTCGCCGAGGCATACGCCCGGCATCCCGAACGCTTCGGACGCCGTCCCCGGCCGCCCGAGATACCGCAGACAGCATGGATCAACGACCCCAGCAAGCGCAGGGAACCCACACCACAAACCTCATAG
- a CDS encoding transposase has translation MTSSNPSATDPAPRPKRRTFSPEYKLRIVAEYDAAPEGEKGAVLRRERLYHSHVTEWRAARDAGALERLVDHRTSPARPKKSAAEAENEKLRRQVERLEKELARNKAALEVLGKASALLEMISESAD, from the coding sequence ATGACCAGCAGTAATCCGTCCGCCACTGACCCGGCTCCCCGGCCGAAGCGCCGCACGTTCAGCCCCGAGTACAAGCTGCGGATCGTCGCCGAGTACGACGCCGCGCCCGAGGGCGAGAAGGGTGCGGTCCTGCGCCGCGAGCGCCTGTACCACTCGCACGTCACCGAGTGGCGGGCCGCGCGCGACGCCGGGGCCCTGGAGAGGCTGGTCGACCACCGCACGAGCCCGGCCCGCCCGAAGAAGTCCGCCGCCGAGGCCGAGAACGAGAAGCTGCGCCGGCAGGTGGAACGGCTGGAGAAGGAACTCGCCCGGAACAAGGCCGCGCTGGAGGTCCTGGGAAAAGCGTCGGCGCTCTTGGAAATGATCTCCGAGAGCGCGGACTGA